A window from Fragaria vesca subsp. vesca linkage group LG5, FraVesHawaii_1.0, whole genome shotgun sequence encodes these proteins:
- the LOC101301109 gene encoding uncharacterized protein LOC101301109: MDSVSSARRPCFIEEDDGLASLADMEAGFSGTQLQHPFFSRPMCYTRKMGSFGSNSSLSPRSGRFWDARFEEHQPHFLEACFLCKKPLGDNRDIFMYRGDTPFCSEECRDEQIEIDEAKEKNWNRTSSMKALRKREQRKSSSANTAKEYSFRPGTVAAA, from the exons ATGGACTCGGTTTCAAGCGCAAGGAGGCCCTGTTTCATCGAGGAAGATGACGGGTTGGCCTCGCTGGCTGATATGGAAGCTGGGTTTTCCGGGACTCAGCTGCAGCATCCGTTTTTTTCAAGGCCCATGTGTTATACCAGGAAGATGGGTTCTTTTGGGTCGAACTCGTCTTTGTCGCCGAGATCTGGGAGGTTCTGGGATGCGAGATTTGAAGAGCATCAGCCTCATTTCTTGGAGGCTTGTTTCCTCTGCAAGAAACCTCTTGGCGATAATAGAGACATCTTCATGTACAG AGGTGACACTCCCTTCTGTAGTGAAGAGTGCAGAGATGAGCAGATAGAGATAGATGAAGCTAAAGAGAAGAACTGGAATCGCACTTCTTCCATGAAAGCCTTGAGAAAGAGGGAGCAAAGGAAATCCAGTTCAGCAAACACGGCCAAGGAATACTCTTTCCGGCCAGGCACAGTAGCAGCAGCTTAA
- the LOC101293796 gene encoding cation/H(+) antiporter 1-like has protein sequence MAIQVSCILVISHFFHILLKALGQPGPIAQILAGLVLGPSGLCNIKEVKNYFLPASAAQYYEMFGFFCRILFMFLFGLEVDIAYIRRNIRVVCTIACGGASIGAIFGLVSSFFLSSHFLEKPSGKAYYVLSMMLFVAYSATPVVNRLAAELKFATSDIGRLAVSSALVTELACLLVFNFMSLCTSGKMVGNAFLILVGLVLVLVAFRYLATWLNKRINNHKYLRNPEVFLILSVLIGTSMLIELANFNSIIACFLAGVAFPKEGKTARTLLHKLTYSVHNFVLPVYFGYIGFQFDGAYFGNLTNILIVLILVLLCISSKIGGVLAVCHYLKIPLSEGFFLAFVLNLKGHADLLFIGSAGKQLFEWTPVAYNLLVMTIVISTVISGPMVAILMNKDYQLFAHTRTTVSTELEKPENELRVLGCVYGPRHVNAILSVIATLRGPQTAPIMPYLAHLIELQRKRRTNVSYHELEDNEMSDEDEYGGNDVVEIHRTVDTFTVDTSILINMIKAVSTLSGLYEDVCTAAEDLRTTIILLPFHKHQRIDGKMETGKEAVRTTNQKILRHAPSTVGIIVEKGLAGALGFSQLTRVDTVQHVATLFFGGPDDREAIAWSTRIANHTKINLTVIRFLPRESSNPRNMKVNSEKQGKDDIEVFMALSSLEMGNDIDNSFLNDFYNGYVASGKVGYVEKYTNSGAETVAALRDIGDLYTLFIVGRGGRGHSPLTTQMSDWEECPELGTVGDLLASSDFNVNGSILVVQQHRHTKKDLIDD, from the exons ATGGCCATCCAAGTCTCTTGCATTCTCGTCATCTCACACTTCTTTCACATTTTGCTCAAGGCACTGGGTCAACCAGGTCCCATTGCTCAGATCCTA GCTGGTTTGGTGTTAGGTCCTTCGGGATTGTGTAACATAAAAGAAGTAAAGAATTACTTCTTACCGGCGTCAGCTGCACAATACTACGAGATGTTCGGGTTCTTCTGCCGCATCCTCTTCATGTTCTTGTTTGGTTTGGAGGTGGACATTGCTTATATTAGGCGAAACATTCGTGTTGTGTGCACAATTGCATGCGGTGGTGCCTCAATAGGAGCCATTTTTGGGTTGGTCTCCTCCTTCTTTTTGAGTAGTCACTTTTTGGAAAAACCCTCTGGCAAGGCATATTATGTTTTATCCATGATGTTATTTGTAGCCTACTCCGCCACCCCAGTCGTGAACCGTCTAGCAGCAGAGTTGAAATTCGCAACCTCAGACATTGGACGCTTGGCGGTGTCTTCTGCACTGGTCACTGAGCTTGCTTGCTTACTGGTATTCAATTTCATGAGCTTGTGCACGTCAGGGAAAATGGTAGGAAACGCCTTCTTAATCCTAGTAGGGTTGGTGCTTGTGCTCGTTGCTTTTAGGTACTTAGCTACATGGTTAAACAAACGCATCAATAACCACAAGTACCTTAGAAACCCTGAGGTGTTCCTCATACTGTCGGTTCTAATAGGGACTTCTATGCTGATCGAATTGGCCAACTTCAATAGCATCATAGCTTGCTTTCTCGCTGGCGTGGCATTCCCCAAAGAAGGGAAAACGGCAAGAACATTACTGCATAAACTCACTTACTCCGTTCACAACTTTGTTCTTCCTGTTTATTTTGGGTACATCGGGTTCCAATTCGATGGGGCTTATTTTGGTAACCTAACCAACATATTGATTGTTCTCATTCTGGTGCTGTTGTGCATCAGCAGCAAGATTGGTGGCGTTCTTGCAGTTTGCCACTATTTGAAGATTCCACTCAGTGAAGGGTTCTTCCTTGCTTTTGTATTGAACTTGAAGGGCCATGCTGATCTATTATTCATCGGCAGCGCGGGCAAACAACTATTT GAATGGACCCCTGTGGCTTACAATTTGTTAGTAATGACAATCGTTATTAGCACTGTAATATCAGGGCCAATGGTGGCTATCCTAATGAATAAAGATTATCAACTATTCGCTCACACACGCACCACTGTGAGTACTGAACTAGAAAAGCCTGAGAATGAGCTTCGAGTGCTGGGATGCGTGTATGGACCTCGTCATGTAAACGCTATACTATCGGTTATTGCAACACTTAGAGGTCCTCAAACAGCACCCATAATGCCCTACCTGGCTCACCTGATCGAGCTACAACGAAAACGCAGAACCAATGTGTCGTATCATGAGCTCGAAGATAATGAAATGAGCGATGAGGATGAGTACGGTGGTAATGACGTAGTGGAAATCCACAGAACAGTTGACACCTTCACTGTAGATACCAGCATTCTAATCAACATGATCAAAGCTGTGTCAACTTTATCTGGCCTGTATGAGGATGTGTGCACTGCTGCTGAGGATTTGCGCACGACTATCATCCTGCTGCCGTTTCATAAGCATCAGCGCATTGATGGGAAGATGGAGACTGGAAAAGAAGCTGTGAGGACGACGAACCAGAAGATTCTTCGGCATGCGCCTAGTACTGTTGGGATTATTGTAGAGAAAGGGCTAGCTGGGGCATTAGGGTTCTCGCAGCTCACTAGGGTGGACACTGTTCAACATGTTGCGACTCTTTTTTTTGGAGGGCCTGATGATCGTGAAGCTATTGCATGGAGTACTCGAATCGCAAATCATACGAAGATAAATTTGACGGTGATTAGATTTCTGCCTAGAGAATCATCAAACCCAAGGAATATGAAGGTAAACTCAGAGAAGCAGGGAAAGGATGACATTGAGGTCTTCATGGCGTTGTCAAGTTTGGAAATGGGCAATGACATTGACAATTCTTTTCTCAATGACTTCTATAACGG GTATGTTGCATCAGGTAAAGTTGGATACGTTGAGAAGTATACAAACAGTGGGGCAGAAACAGTGGCAGCTCTACGAGACATTGGGGACTTGTACACGCTGTTTATAGTAGGGCGGGGTGGGAGAGGGCACTCACCATTGACCACACAGATGAGTGATTGGGAAGAATGTCCAGAACTAGGAACTGTTGGAGATCTCTTGGCTTCTTCAGATTTCAACGTCAATGGTTCAATTTTGGTAGTTCAACAACATAGACACACGAAGAAAGACCTTATAGATGATTAG